The Carassius auratus strain Wakin unplaced genomic scaffold, ASM336829v1 scaf_tig00036171, whole genome shotgun sequence genome has a segment encoding these proteins:
- the LOC113082460 gene encoding leukocyte elastase inhibitor isoform X1 produces MEPLTAANTQFSLNLFKKISGGNASGNVFYSPISISSALAMVSLGAKGNTAEQMFKVLGFTNPPKPDAATPASHQQAQKPQMVCGVKGQHGPSMTQQTQKCEIPAELKKSPAQQTSGQKTEDQIHSGFNKLMSELKKPGAPYVLSLANRLYAEQSYQFVEKFLNDAKKYYEAGLEEVEFKKKSEAVRVDINKWVEKNTQEKIKDLLPQGSIDALTRLVLVNAIYFKGNWEKKFPKEATSDGQFKLNKAQTKPVKMMNQKAEFPLGFIPEMDSKVLELPYVGKNLSMLIILPSEIQDETTGLQKLEKALTYEKLMEWTRPEVMRQQEVQVSLPRFKMEETYDMKSLLISMGMEDVFDEHKVNLSGMSPHNDLVVSKVVHKAFVEVNEEGTEAAAATSVVVMSRCMRIPQFFNADHPFLFFIRHNPTKSILFYGRFCSS; encoded by the exons ATGGAGCCTTTGACTGCAGCAAACACCCAGTTTTCTCTAAACCTGTTCAAGAAGATCAGCGGAGGAAACGCATCAGGAAATGTCTTCTACTCTCCGATCAGCATCTCTTCAGCTCTGGCCATGGTGTCGCTCGGAGCGAAAGGAAACACAGCGGAGCAGATGTTTAAG GTCTTGGGTTTTACCAATCCTCCCAAACCCGACGCAGCGACTCCAGCATCTCATCAACAAGCCCAGAAGCCCCAGATGGTCTGCGGTGTCAAAGGTCAGCATGGACCGTCAATGACACAACAAACCCAGAAGTGTGAGATTCCTGCTGAACTCAAG AAATCTCCTGCTCAgcaaacatctggacaaaaaacTGAGGACCAAATTCATTCCGGCTTCAACAAGCTCATGAGTGAACTGAAGAAACCAGGAGCGCCGTATGTGTTGAGTCTCGCCAACCGTCTCTACGCAGAACAATCCTACCAGTTTGTCGAG AAATTCctcaatgatgcaaaaaaatactATGAAGCCGGACTGGAGGAGGTGGAGTTCAAGAAGAAATCAGAGGCTGTGCGTGTCGACATCAACAAATGGGTGGAGAAAAACACTCAAG AAAAGATCAAAGACTTGCTCCCACAGGGATCCATCGATGCATTGACCAGACTGGTCTTGGTGAACGCCATCTACTTCAAGGGGAACTGGGAGAAGAAATTCCCAAAGGAAGCCACCAGTGATGGACAGTTTAAGCTGAACAAA GCTCAAACTAAACCAGTGAAGATGATGAATCAGAAGGCAGAGTTTCCTCTGGGCTTCATCCCAGAGATGGACAGTAAGGTTCTGGAGCTGCCGTATGTCGGGAAGAATCTCAGTATGTTGATCATCCTTCCCAGTGAGATTCAAGACGAAACCACTGGCCTTCAGAAG CTTGAAAAGGCACTGACTTATGAGAAGCTGATGGAGTGGACGAGACCTGAAGTCATGCGTCAACAGGAAGTTCAAGTATCTCTGCCCAGATTCAAGATGGAGGAAACCTATGACATGAAGAGTCTTCTGATCAGCATGGGGATGGAGGATGTTTTTGATGAGCACAAGGTGAATCTTTCAGGCATGTCGCCCCACAATGACCTGGTGGTGTCGAAGGTGGTTCATAAAGCCTTCGTTGAAGTAAACGAGGAAGGAACCGAAGCGGCTGCGGCCACCAGCGTCGTCGTGATGTCCCGATGTATGAGGATCCCGCAGTTCTTTAACGCAGATCATCCGTTCCTCTTCTTCATCCGACACAATCCAACCAAGAGCATTCTGTTCTACGGACGCTTCTGCTCTTCGTGA